From the Kitasatospora atroaurantiaca genome, the window TGAAGACCTCCGAGCGGCAGTTCCCCGAGCTCCACAGCATGGTCCGTGACGCCGCGTACGTCCTGGACCTGGAGCAGGTCCCCGACCTGTACGTGACGCAGGACCCGGCCGTGAACGCCATGTGCATCGGCATGGACACCCCGATCATCGTGGTGACCAGCGGCCTGGTCGAGCTGCTCGACGAGGAGGAGCTGCGGGCCGTGATCGGCCACGAGGTCGGCCACGCGATGTCCGGCCACGCGGTCTACCGGACGATGCTGCTGATCCTCACCAACATCGCCGCCCGGATCGCCTGGATCCCGCTGGGGAACCTCGCCATCACCGCCGTGATCACCGCTCTCAAGGAGTGGTTCCGCAAGGCCGAGCTCTCCTGCGACCGCGCCGGTCTGCTGGCCGGCCAGGACCTGCAGGCCTCGATGCGCGGCCTGATGAAGCTGGCCGGCGGCCACAACCTGGGCGAGATGAACGTGGACGCCTTCCTGGAGCAGGCCGAGGAGTACGAGAAGGCCGGAGACCTGCGCGACGGCGTGATCAAGCTGCTCCAGGTGCTGCCGCAGACCCACCCCTTCGCGGTGGTCCGGGTGGCCAAGCTGAAGAAGTGGGCCGAGAGCGACG encodes:
- a CDS encoding M48 family metallopeptidase is translated as MTDMTKDNSPSRRRERFPGISTRAWEHPADRSALVALRRLSGFDEVLKKLAGLVSERSVRLMFLATAVKTSERQFPELHSMVRDAAYVLDLEQVPDLYVTQDPAVNAMCIGMDTPIIVVTSGLVELLDEEELRAVIGHEVGHAMSGHAVYRTMLLILTNIAARIAWIPLGNLAITAVITALKEWFRKAELSCDRAGLLAGQDLQASMRGLMKLAGGHNLGEMNVDAFLEQAEEYEKAGDLRDGVIKLLQVLPQTHPFAVVRVAKLKKWAESDEYRSILAGAYPRRADDPDTSVGEQWKAAADSYSKSVKESKDPLMGLIRDVAGGVGTVGGKLRDTFAGARGPAEPPREES